From a single Microbacterium murale genomic region:
- a CDS encoding ABC transporter ATP-binding protein, with the protein MSDQSQASTVRAAGESFFAPVRGSLAGIVALSVLGALSGVIPFIAIVELARTLLPALSGDSIDAARVWIIVAVAVVALFVSFGSAFLSGLVSHFADAELQLTLRQRIVRHLQQLPLGWFDRRASGTVRKLVENDVVALHQLVAHAIHDVVAAVSVPVVSLTYLFVVQWQLAVAALVPLVVTAILYPVLMRGGAEKYRQYDESTAALSGATVEFVHGIAVVKRFGQIGRSHRRYRDETRRYVHFVGEWTRETAVMFTVIEIITSPVVVLVWLLAVGVWLVNAGAAAPIDVLPGLLLGLGLTGPLMKLGSSAQFLRNATKAQQSLSEFFALEPVPRDDAPRSPKGRDAAFDAVSFSYDGKRRVLHEITAACAPGTVTALVGASGSGKSSLAKLVPRFYDAQEGTVAIGEVDVRQIAATELYRQVGFVFQDVQLLRASLRDNIRLTRPAASDEEVEDAARAAQIHERILRFDRGYDAVVGEDANLSGGEAQRVTIARALLADTPVLVLDEATAFADPDSEASIQRALSILAAERTVLVIAHRLHTIVGADQILVLDEGRIVERGTHAELVAAEGRFARMWADYQANHARSLPEGVLP; encoded by the coding sequence ATGAGCGACCAGAGCCAGGCATCGACCGTTCGGGCGGCAGGGGAGTCTTTCTTCGCGCCGGTGCGCGGGAGTCTCGCCGGCATCGTCGCGTTGAGCGTGCTCGGGGCGCTCAGCGGAGTGATTCCGTTCATCGCGATCGTCGAACTCGCCCGCACGTTGCTGCCGGCGTTGTCGGGCGACAGCATCGACGCCGCACGAGTGTGGATCATCGTCGCCGTTGCCGTGGTGGCGTTGTTCGTGAGCTTCGGGTCGGCGTTCCTGTCAGGACTGGTGAGCCACTTTGCTGATGCCGAGCTGCAGCTGACGCTACGACAGCGGATCGTGCGTCATCTGCAGCAGTTGCCGTTGGGGTGGTTCGACCGGCGTGCCTCGGGGACCGTGCGCAAGCTCGTGGAGAACGACGTCGTCGCGCTGCACCAGCTGGTCGCGCATGCGATCCACGACGTCGTCGCTGCGGTCTCGGTCCCCGTCGTCAGCCTCACCTATCTGTTCGTCGTGCAGTGGCAACTTGCCGTGGCGGCGCTGGTGCCATTGGTGGTCACCGCGATCTTGTACCCGGTCCTGATGCGTGGCGGGGCGGAGAAATACCGGCAATACGACGAGTCCACCGCGGCGCTTTCCGGGGCGACCGTCGAGTTCGTCCACGGGATCGCCGTGGTCAAGCGATTCGGGCAGATCGGGCGCAGCCATCGACGATACCGGGACGAGACAAGAAGGTATGTGCACTTCGTCGGTGAGTGGACGCGCGAGACGGCCGTGATGTTCACAGTCATCGAAATCATCACGTCGCCGGTGGTGGTGCTGGTCTGGCTGCTCGCCGTCGGCGTCTGGCTGGTGAACGCTGGCGCGGCGGCTCCGATCGACGTGCTGCCCGGTCTGCTGCTGGGTCTCGGGCTGACGGGCCCGCTGATGAAGCTCGGATCTTCAGCGCAGTTCCTGCGCAATGCGACCAAAGCACAGCAGTCGCTGTCTGAGTTCTTCGCGCTCGAGCCCGTTCCACGCGATGACGCTCCACGCAGTCCAAAAGGGCGCGACGCCGCGTTCGATGCCGTCTCCTTCAGTTACGACGGCAAGCGCCGGGTGTTGCACGAGATCACCGCGGCGTGTGCGCCTGGCACGGTGACCGCATTGGTCGGTGCGTCCGGCTCCGGAAAGTCGAGCCTTGCCAAGCTTGTGCCGCGCTTCTACGACGCACAGGAAGGCACAGTCGCAATCGGGGAAGTCGATGTGCGGCAGATCGCCGCGACCGAGCTGTATCGCCAGGTGGGGTTCGTGTTCCAGGATGTGCAGTTGCTGCGGGCGAGTCTGCGTGACAACATCCGCCTCACGCGCCCAGCTGCCTCCGACGAGGAAGTGGAGGACGCGGCTCGGGCGGCGCAGATTCACGAGCGGATCCTGCGGTTCGATCGCGGCTACGACGCGGTTGTCGGAGAGGACGCGAATCTCTCCGGCGGTGAGGCGCAGCGCGTCACGATCGCTCGGGCTCTGCTCGCTGACACGCCGGTGCTTGTCTTGGACGAGGCGACCGCGTTCGCCGACCCTGACTCGGAGGCGTCGATCCAGCGCGCGCTGTCGATCCTTGCCGCAGAGCGCACGGTGCTGGTGATCGCGCACCGACTGCACACGATCGTCGGTGCGGATCAGATCCTGGTGCTCGATGAGGGTCGAATCGTCGAGCGCGGCACGCACGCCGAGCTTGTCGCGGCCGAAGGCAGGTTCGCTCGAATGTGGGCCGACTATCAAGCCAATCATGCCCGCTCTCTTCCGGAAGGAGTCCTGCCATGA
- a CDS encoding ABC transporter ATP-binding protein — MIRRLLHYSSPTARRLLITELVFIVAAAILQGLAFLLLVPLLRALFLGDVDAAGSWLIVVAIGGVGYVLAAWFASQFGMKTSTALLDSLLTRLGERLVELPVAWFGADRSGLIAGIATQGAMFVSNMPYAILRQILTGFITPGTVLIGMYFFDWRLALTMTVMVPVLIIGYRWLRGTFGRGDAIHAEAVDDASNRVIEFARAQPTLRTAGDDSIADRLVEDALQNQHRAYRGMLVTGGAGIATFAGIVQFSLTLLLVVGAYLAVGGTVDIATLIALLVLGVRFNEPIVAAGDLGGGVAVARTTLDQLDRLAAVIALPEPAVPAVPADWEIDFVDVTFGYGDAPVLRNISFTAPAGGMTAIVGPSGSGKTTITKLIARFYDPEAGTVSIGGVPLPRLGTDIVESAVAPVFQDVYLFDDTILNNVWIGNPDLSREEAIAAATRAKVDEIAERLPGGWDAKVGEGGSNLSGGERQRVSIARALLKDAPIVLLDEATAALDIGNEIAIGEAVDAIRSDRTMIVVAHRLQTIMTADRIIMLDGEGGIRETGTHAQLLAAGGAYARYWTERVDATGWQLASHD, encoded by the coding sequence ATGATCCGCCGGCTTCTGCACTACTCATCACCCACCGCACGCCGTCTGCTCATCACCGAGTTGGTGTTCATCGTTGCTGCTGCGATTCTTCAAGGCCTTGCGTTCCTCTTGCTCGTGCCTCTGCTGCGGGCGCTGTTTCTCGGCGATGTGGATGCCGCGGGGTCTTGGCTGATCGTCGTCGCCATCGGCGGAGTCGGGTATGTGCTGGCCGCATGGTTCGCGAGCCAGTTCGGAATGAAGACGAGCACTGCGTTGCTCGATTCCCTGCTCACTCGGCTCGGCGAACGGCTGGTGGAGCTTCCGGTGGCATGGTTCGGTGCGGACCGGTCCGGTCTTATCGCCGGCATCGCAACCCAGGGCGCGATGTTCGTCTCCAATATGCCGTACGCGATCCTGCGGCAGATCCTCACCGGATTCATCACCCCGGGCACAGTACTGATCGGGATGTACTTCTTCGACTGGCGTCTCGCACTGACGATGACAGTGATGGTGCCTGTCCTCATCATCGGCTACCGGTGGTTGCGCGGAACGTTCGGCCGGGGAGACGCCATTCACGCTGAAGCCGTGGACGACGCATCGAACCGGGTCATCGAATTCGCCCGCGCCCAGCCCACCTTGCGCACCGCAGGAGACGATTCGATTGCAGACCGACTGGTGGAGGACGCCCTGCAGAACCAACACCGTGCCTACCGGGGAATGCTCGTCACAGGCGGGGCGGGCATCGCGACCTTCGCGGGCATCGTCCAGTTCTCCCTGACCTTGTTGCTCGTCGTCGGGGCGTATCTCGCGGTCGGGGGCACCGTCGACATCGCGACACTCATCGCGTTGCTCGTGCTCGGTGTGCGCTTCAACGAGCCCATCGTCGCCGCTGGCGATCTCGGCGGTGGCGTCGCCGTCGCTCGCACCACCCTCGACCAGCTCGACCGACTCGCCGCGGTCATCGCGTTGCCGGAACCGGCAGTGCCCGCCGTGCCAGCCGATTGGGAGATCGATTTCGTCGACGTGACCTTCGGCTACGGTGACGCGCCGGTGCTGCGAAACATCTCCTTCACGGCTCCCGCTGGGGGCATGACGGCGATTGTCGGGCCGTCCGGTTCAGGGAAGACGACGATCACGAAGCTCATTGCCCGCTTCTACGACCCTGAAGCGGGAACAGTGTCGATCGGTGGCGTCCCGCTCCCGCGGCTCGGCACTGACATCGTCGAATCGGCGGTCGCCCCCGTGTTCCAGGACGTCTATCTCTTCGACGACACCATCCTCAACAACGTCTGGATCGGAAACCCCGACCTCAGCCGCGAGGAAGCAATAGCCGCAGCTACGCGTGCCAAGGTCGACGAGATCGCCGAACGTCTTCCCGGCGGATGGGATGCCAAAGTCGGCGAGGGCGGCTCCAACTTGTCCGGCGGCGAGCGTCAGCGGGTGTCCATCGCGCGAGCGCTGCTGAAGGATGCGCCGATCGTCCTACTGGACGAGGCGACCGCGGCGCTGGACATCGGCAACGAGATCGCGATCGGTGAGGCAGTCGACGCCATCCGATCCGACCGGACGATGATCGTCGTCGCCCACCGGTTGCAGACGATCATGACCGCCGACCGCATCATCATGCTCGACGGCGAGGGCGGCATTCGCGAGACCGGCACCCACGCGCAGTTGCTCGCCGCCGGCGGCGCGTACGCCCGCTACTGGACCGAGCGCGTCGACGCCACCGGTTGGCAGCTCGCCTCACACGACTGA
- a CDS encoding MptD family putative ECF transporter S component, with product MTDHTLASSTVTPAPVKTRSPFAVRFSARDLLNVAIFAVIYFVIVFAVAMLGVISPVVMLLTLPLSAIAAGIPYILFLTRVRHAGMAALFGLVVALLYLMMGQPWQSTLVTIGVSVLAELILWAGNYRSKWATIWAYTVFSAWFVGPWIPFFLDRDAYLHSGSMEGMGQEYIAAFDQLVSAPMVLGMVAATVVCGFLGALLGTRLLRKHFQRAGLA from the coding sequence ATGACCGACCACACCCTGGCGTCCTCAACAGTGACGCCCGCCCCAGTGAAGACTCGATCTCCGTTCGCTGTGCGATTCTCCGCCCGAGACCTGCTCAACGTCGCGATCTTCGCCGTCATCTACTTCGTGATCGTGTTCGCGGTCGCGATGCTCGGCGTCATCAGCCCCGTGGTGATGCTGCTCACCCTGCCGCTGTCCGCCATCGCAGCCGGCATTCCCTACATTCTCTTCCTCACCCGCGTCCGGCACGCAGGTATGGCCGCTCTGTTCGGTCTTGTCGTGGCGCTCCTCTACCTCATGATGGGGCAGCCCTGGCAGAGCACCCTCGTCACGATCGGCGTATCCGTCCTTGCCGAGCTGATCCTGTGGGCCGGGAACTACCGGTCGAAGTGGGCGACGATCTGGGCGTACACGGTGTTCTCCGCGTGGTTCGTCGGGCCCTGGATCCCGTTCTTCCTTGACCGCGACGCATACTTGCACTCCGGGAGCATGGAGGGCATGGGCCAGGAGTACATCGCAGCTTTCGATCAGCTCGTATCGGCGCCGATGGTACTCGGGATGGTCGCGGCGACCGTCGTTTGCGGCTTCCTCGGCGCACTGCTGGGCACCAGATTGCTGCGCAAGCACTTCCAGAGAGCCGGCCTTGCCTGA